One genomic segment of Terriglobia bacterium includes these proteins:
- a CDS encoding DoxX family protein yields MSTTNTPKSGTLGIDAGLLFLRLAAGLSLLLLFGLTKLRDTSAYLHTGQWQFVDFNRKVGLPAPVLVAYLQTLNESIGAFLLAAGVVTRYVAAALAFGFGVAAACSLRMGEQAWLIAAFYCVMFATLLLTGPGKFSIDHLLQSRTAARMEERVPSK; encoded by the coding sequence ATGTCAACCACTAACACGCCTAAGTCCGGAACCCTTGGCATTGATGCCGGCCTGCTGTTCCTGCGCCTTGCAGCCGGGCTCTCGCTGCTGCTCCTCTTCGGACTGACGAAGCTCCGGGACACATCGGCCTACCTTCATACGGGCCAATGGCAGTTTGTTGATTTCAACCGAAAGGTGGGATTACCCGCTCCTGTCCTGGTGGCCTATTTACAGACGCTCAACGAATCTATCGGGGCTTTTTTACTGGCGGCTGGAGTGGTGACTCGATATGTGGCGGCGGCGCTGGCCTTCGGATTCGGCGTGGCCGCGGCCTGCAGCTTGAGGATGGGCGAGCAAGCATGGCTGATTGCAGCTTTCTACTGCGTGATGTTCGCGACCCTGCTCCTGACCGGTCCCGGCAAATTCTCTATAGACCATCTGCTTCAATCAAGGACCGCAGCAAGAATGGAAGAGAGGGTGCCATCGAAATGA
- a CDS encoding M1 family metallopeptidase, with protein MKRIFGYVFLFLLPALASAQRLPETAVPDNYRLVLTPDLAKASFAGDETIRIRVLKPTSQIILNAVDIDFQEVSISSGGATQKAGVTPEKTKQQVTLVVDTALQPGPATLHIKYTGILNSEMRGFYIGHDDQGRKYASTQFEATDARRAYPSFDEPAYKATFDITVVLDKDLTALSNNSVVSDTPGPDPDKHTVEFATTAKISSYLAAWAVGHFEYVEGAADGIPIRVYSTPGKKELGRFALETAEFALHYYNHYFGIKYPYGKLDLIGLPDFSSGAMENIGLITSRASLLQLDDRTAPLFLKKTVAVVITHEIAHQWLGDLVTMQWWDDVWLNEGLATWMEGKPVDAWKPEWNVGLDEMSRGDILTTLGALDVDSLASTRAIHQPAETPDQILELFDGVAYGKTAAVLRMLEAYWGPEGFRTGLNAYLKQYAYRNTTAADFWTMLQKVSGKPVDKIMQSFVKQPGVPMISIRAEASGNSTKVTLQQQRYFYDRAKFNAGNDQLWQVPVCLKMAPSAARGKSSQHCELLTRKEDTFTIRGKPSWVLANAGATGYYRSGYETAAVRALAHDTEAVLTPVERILALTDTWAAVRVGRQPVGDLLTLAEGLQTDRTGAVLTLLFGYLNYIGDNLINNTGQPAYQAWLRRLLTPVANDLGWQVQPGDSEDRKDLRAKVLAMLGGLGRDPKVLAEARRLTEQALQDPASVDSSLAAAAFGLTARNGDAALYDKLRAAIKTAKTPGQYYLYFFTLGNFNDPQLIERTLQFAISSEVRSQDSLNLIGAVMGKPARQRIAWNFVRTHWDEVEKAGGPFASAQVEGSTGAFCDAKLRDEVVEFFSAHKVAAGERTLRQSLEQINNCIDLKSLQSEQLASWLGARSDSGR; from the coding sequence ATGAAGCGAATTTTTGGGTATGTATTTCTTTTCCTGCTGCCCGCCCTAGCCAGTGCGCAGCGCTTGCCGGAAACGGCGGTTCCCGACAACTACAGGTTGGTCCTCACGCCAGACCTGGCCAAGGCCAGCTTTGCCGGGGATGAGACCATTAGGATCCGGGTTCTGAAGCCGACGTCGCAGATCATTCTCAATGCGGTCGACATCGATTTCCAGGAGGTCTCGATTTCGAGCGGCGGCGCCACTCAGAAGGCCGGGGTTACTCCTGAGAAAACGAAGCAGCAGGTGACCCTGGTCGTCGACACCGCCCTCCAGCCGGGACCCGCAACCCTCCATATCAAGTACACGGGGATCTTGAACAGCGAGATGCGCGGATTCTATATCGGTCACGATGACCAGGGCCGGAAATATGCGTCAACGCAATTTGAAGCGACCGACGCGCGGCGAGCCTACCCATCCTTCGATGAGCCGGCTTACAAAGCGACGTTCGACATCACCGTGGTTTTGGACAAGGACCTCACCGCCCTCTCCAACAACTCAGTTGTCTCCGATACCCCGGGCCCGGATCCCGACAAACATACGGTCGAGTTTGCAACGACAGCCAAAATCTCATCGTACCTGGCCGCCTGGGCGGTTGGCCATTTCGAGTACGTCGAGGGCGCGGCGGACGGCATCCCGATCCGCGTTTACAGCACCCCGGGAAAAAAGGAATTGGGCAGGTTTGCGCTGGAAACGGCAGAGTTTGCACTCCATTACTACAACCATTATTTCGGAATCAAGTATCCCTATGGAAAGCTGGATTTGATCGGACTTCCGGACTTTTCCTCGGGGGCGATGGAAAATATTGGGCTGATTACTTCCCGCGCGTCGTTATTGCAGCTTGATGATCGAACGGCTCCGCTGTTCCTGAAAAAGACAGTAGCTGTGGTCATCACCCATGAGATCGCCCACCAATGGCTCGGCGATCTGGTCACCATGCAGTGGTGGGACGACGTCTGGCTGAACGAAGGCCTGGCCACGTGGATGGAAGGCAAACCCGTCGATGCCTGGAAGCCCGAATGGAATGTGGGACTCGACGAGATGAGCCGGGGCGACATTCTCACCACGCTGGGCGCCCTGGATGTGGACTCGCTGGCGAGTACTCGGGCAATCCACCAGCCCGCAGAGACACCCGACCAGATTCTGGAGCTGTTTGACGGCGTGGCGTATGGGAAGACGGCGGCCGTGCTGCGCATGTTGGAGGCCTATTGGGGACCGGAAGGCTTTCGCACTGGGCTGAACGCCTACTTGAAGCAATACGCCTATCGCAATACTACAGCGGCTGACTTCTGGACCATGTTGCAGAAAGTTTCTGGTAAGCCCGTGGACAAGATCATGCAATCGTTCGTCAAACAGCCCGGCGTTCCCATGATCAGCATTAGAGCGGAGGCATCAGGCAATTCCACAAAGGTGACACTACAGCAGCAGCGTTACTTCTATGATCGGGCCAAGTTCAACGCAGGCAACGACCAGTTATGGCAGGTTCCAGTTTGTCTGAAGATGGCTCCCTCGGCGGCAAGAGGGAAAAGCAGTCAGCATTGCGAGCTTTTGACCAGGAAGGAAGACACCTTTACGATTCGGGGAAAGCCATCCTGGGTGCTGGCGAATGCGGGTGCCACCGGGTACTACCGCAGCGGGTATGAGACCGCCGCCGTGCGCGCCCTGGCCCACGATACCGAAGCGGTATTGACGCCGGTGGAACGCATCCTCGCGCTTACGGATACCTGGGCCGCAGTGCGAGTAGGACGGCAGCCAGTCGGAGATCTTCTGACACTGGCTGAAGGCCTGCAGACCGATCGAACCGGCGCTGTTCTCACTCTCCTGTTCGGCTATTTGAACTACATTGGGGACAATCTGATCAACAACACCGGCCAGCCGGCGTACCAGGCATGGCTCCGGCGTCTTCTCACTCCCGTGGCCAACGATCTGGGCTGGCAGGTGCAGCCGGGTGATAGCGAGGACCGCAAGGACTTGCGGGCAAAGGTCCTGGCGATGTTGGGCGGTCTGGGGCGAGATCCGAAGGTGCTCGCCGAGGCGCGCCGGTTGACGGAACAAGCGTTGCAGGATCCCGCCTCAGTGGACAGCAGTCTGGCGGCTGCAGCCTTCGGCCTAACTGCGCGCAACGGGGATGCCGCGCTTTACGACAAGCTGCGCGCTGCGATAAAGACCGCCAAAACGCCCGGTCAGTATTACCTCTACTTCTTTACGCTGGGCAATTTCAACGACCCTCAGCTCATCGAGCGCACCTTACAGTTCGCCATCTCTTCCGAGGTCCGCTCCCAGGACAGCTTGAACCTCATTGGCGCCGTCATGGGCAAGCCGGCGCGGCAAAGGATAGCGTGGAATTTTGTCAGGACACACTGGGACGAGGTCGAAAAAGCCGGGGGCCCGTTTGCGAGTGCTCAGGTGGAGGGCAGCACGGGCGCATTCTGCGATGCCAAGCTGCGGGATGAGGTTGTCGAATTCTTCTCAGCCCATAAAGTCGCGGCCGGCGAGCGTACATTGAGACAGTCGCTGGAGCAGATCAACAATTGTATCGATCTGAAATCGCTGCAGTCCGAGCAGTTGGCCTCCTGGTTGGGGGCCCGCAGTGACAGCGGAAGGTAA
- a CDS encoding LytTR family DNA-binding domain-containing protein, translating to MPAINMLDQTIVFTTAYPDYAVRAFEISALDYLLKPIAPERLASALDKVRKVVARQQASPRETKRVFLRDGERCWILAVDQIRLLESEGNYTRVYFEGNRPLIYRSLNALHARLDPALFFRASRSHIVNLRKIVSVQPQQEGGLDAILAEGPRVGISRRQSRKLRELLSL from the coding sequence ATGCCTGCGATCAATATGTTGGATCAAACCATCGTCTTCACAACCGCCTACCCGGATTATGCGGTGAGGGCCTTTGAGATCAGCGCCCTTGACTATCTATTAAAGCCCATCGCCCCGGAACGCCTGGCATCGGCACTCGACAAAGTGCGGAAAGTCGTCGCCCGGCAGCAAGCATCGCCTCGCGAAACCAAGCGCGTGTTTCTCCGCGACGGGGAGCGTTGCTGGATTTTGGCGGTGGATCAAATACGGCTTCTTGAGTCGGAGGGCAATTACACGCGGGTCTATTTTGAAGGCAATCGCCCGCTGATTTACAGGTCTCTGAACGCCCTTCATGCCCGCCTCGACCCCGCCCTCTTCTTTCGGGCCAGCCGCTCACACATTGTCAATTTGAGAAAGATTGTGTCTGTTCAGCCGCAACAGGAGGGCGGACTCGACGCCATCCTCGCTGAAGGTCCGCGAGTAGGCATCTCCCGGCGCCAATCCCGAAAACTGCGCGAACTCCTGAGTCTTTAG